The following proteins come from a genomic window of Dreissena polymorpha isolate Duluth1 chromosome 1, UMN_Dpol_1.0, whole genome shotgun sequence:
- the LOC127856137 gene encoding uncharacterized protein LOC127856137 isoform X3, producing MLTGIEATIQESEPLMIQQASVNCADRMQSTGFTLVLSESMSTADSEEPGSLTHDRREPSEEPASLSHDRRKPSEEPASLTHESMSTAASEGPASLTHDEMRQPNPQGTGTRKGMKRKWASEENICFMNFFRDELREKKMPSGSKIMGSLKILTGRTVAQIRARVHNIIMEKQKWKKNC from the exons atgcttacaggcattgaggcaactatacaggagtcagagcctctcatgatacaacaggccagtgttaactgtgctgatcgaatgcaatctacaggtttcactttggttctttcagagtccatgtcaactgctgacagtgaagagccaggcagtctgacccatgataggagggagccaagtgaagagccagccagtctgagccatgataggaggaagccaagtgaagagccagccagtctgacccatg agtccatgtcaactgctgccagtgaagggccagccagtctgacccatgatgaaatgaggcagccaaatcctcaag ggacagggacaagaaaaggaatgaaacgaaagtgggccagcgaagagaacatatgtttcatgaacttttttagagatgaattaagagaaaaaaaaatgccatctggctcaaaaataatggggtccctaaaaatacttaccggaagaacagtggcccagataagggcaagggtccataacattattatggaaaaacaaaaatggaaaaagaattgttga
- the LOC127856137 gene encoding uncharacterized protein LOC127856137 isoform X1, translated as MLTGIEATIQESEPLMIQQASVNCADRMQSTGFTLVLSESMSTADSEEPGSLTHDRREPSEEPASLSHDRRKPSEEPASLTHESMSTADSEEPGSLTHDRREPSEEPASLTHDRREPSEEPASLTHESMSTAASEGPASLTHDEMRQPNPQGTGTRKGMKRKWASEENICFMNFFRDELREKKMPSGSKIMGSLKILTGRTVAQIRARVHNIIMEKQKWKKNC; from the exons atgcttacaggcattgaggcaactatacaggagtcagagcctctcatgatacaacaggccagtgttaactgtgctgatcgaatgcaatctacaggtttcactttggttctttcagagtccatgtcaactgctgacagtgaagagccaggcagtctgacccatgataggagggagccaagtgaagagccagccagtctgagccatgataggaggaagccaagtgaagagccagccagtctgacccatg agtccatgtcaactgctgacagtgaagagccaggcagtctgacccatgataggagggagccaagtgaagagccagccagtctgacccatgataggagggagccaagtgaagagccagccagtctgacccatg agtccatgtcaactgctgccagtgaagggccagccagtctgacccatgatgaaatgaggcagccaaatcctcaag ggacagggacaagaaaaggaatgaaacgaaagtgggccagcgaagagaacatatgtttcatgaacttttttagagatgaattaagagaaaaaaaaatgccatctggctcaaaaataatggggtccctaaaaatacttaccggaagaacagtggcccagataagggcaagggtccataacattattatggaaaaacaaaaatggaaaaagaattgttga
- the LOC127856137 gene encoding uncharacterized protein LOC127856137 isoform X2, whose amino-acid sequence MLTGIEATIQESEPLMIQQASVNCADRMQSTGFTLVLSESMSTADSEEPGSLTHDRREPSEEPASLTHDRREPSEEPASLTHESMSTAASEGPASLTHDEMRQPNPQGTGTRKGMKRKWASEENICFMNFFRDELREKKMPSGSKIMGSLKILTGRTVAQIRARVHNIIMEKQKWKKNC is encoded by the exons atgcttacaggcattgaggcaactatacaggagtcagagcctctcatgatacaacaggccagtgttaactgtgctgatcgaatgcaatctacag gtttcactttggttctttcagagtccatgtcaactgctgacagtgaagagccaggcagtctgacccatgataggagggagccaagtgaagagccagccagtctgacccatgataggagggagccaagtgaagagccagccagtctgacccatg agtccatgtcaactgctgccagtgaagggccagccagtctgacccatgatgaaatgaggcagccaaatcctcaag ggacagggacaagaaaaggaatgaaacgaaagtgggccagcgaagagaacatatgtttcatgaacttttttagagatgaattaagagaaaaaaaaatgccatctggctcaaaaataatggggtccctaaaaatacttaccggaagaacagtggcccagataagggcaagggtccataacattattatggaaaaacaaaaatggaaaaagaattgttga